The following are encoded together in the Mumia sp. Pv4-285 genome:
- a CDS encoding MerR family transcriptional regulator, whose translation MPPPPEGLSVQAVAARIGVPAATLRTWERRYGLTPSGRSSGGHRRYSEGDVGRLAVVARLVSDGMSPQVAVEAVRADPHVSPMALGRAQEQISGELVSVLLAAGARGDTAAMARHVSRAIVRRGVMRAWDEVLVPLLQAVGDLWRDPAFGVAGEHLTTEVILTALRGAAVRAEPRTRGTVDTDVLLATAEEEQHSLPVAALSAALAESAVASRSLGGRVPATSMVDEIVRSRPRVAFVWASMRRPNGSLLHSIQDTAVTPMLVLIGGPGWKRVDVPEPRHGVAIERVPDLPGAVTRIAGVVSPQTVPPEPEV comes from the coding sequence ATGCCACCCCCTCCCGAGGGACTGAGCGTGCAGGCTGTCGCCGCCCGCATCGGTGTGCCCGCCGCCACGCTGCGCACGTGGGAGCGCCGCTACGGGCTCACGCCGTCAGGACGCAGCAGCGGAGGACACCGGCGCTACTCCGAAGGGGACGTCGGTCGGCTCGCGGTCGTCGCCCGACTGGTGAGCGACGGCATGTCGCCCCAGGTCGCCGTCGAAGCAGTGCGCGCGGACCCCCACGTGTCTCCGATGGCGCTCGGCAGGGCGCAGGAGCAGATCAGTGGCGAGCTGGTGTCCGTCCTGCTCGCGGCGGGCGCACGCGGCGACACCGCCGCGATGGCGCGCCACGTCAGCCGGGCGATCGTTCGTCGCGGCGTGATGCGTGCCTGGGACGAGGTGCTCGTCCCGCTGCTCCAGGCGGTCGGAGACCTCTGGCGAGACCCTGCGTTCGGGGTCGCCGGCGAGCACCTCACCACCGAGGTGATCCTGACGGCCCTGCGGGGCGCGGCCGTGAGAGCCGAGCCTCGCACTCGGGGGACGGTGGACACCGACGTCCTGCTGGCAACCGCCGAGGAGGAGCAGCACTCGCTCCCGGTCGCAGCTCTGTCGGCGGCGCTCGCCGAGTCCGCGGTCGCGAGCCGCTCGCTCGGAGGCAGGGTCCCGGCAACGTCGATGGTCGACGAGATCGTGCGCTCACGTCCTCGGGTCGCGTTCGTCTGGGCGTCGATGCGACGCCCGAACGGCAGCCTGCTTCACTCGATCCAGGACACCGCCGTCACACCCATGCTGGTCCTGATCGGCGGTCCCGGCTGGAAGCGGGTCGACGTCCCCGAGCCGCGGCACGGTGTCGCGATCGAGCGCGTGCCTGATCTGCCCGGCGCCGTGACGCGGATCGCCGGCGTGGTCAGCCCGCAGACCGTTCCGCCGGAGCCTGAGGTCTGA
- a CDS encoding WhiB family transcriptional regulator: MNSTISRLPMPLIDSYEWQFDGACRDADVATFFSPEDERGSKRLAREAKAKEYCAACPVVASCLEHALRVQEPFGVWGGLNTRERTDLLASGGVRHAS; the protein is encoded by the coding sequence ATGAACAGCACGATCTCCCGTCTCCCGATGCCGCTGATCGACTCTTACGAGTGGCAGTTCGACGGAGCCTGCCGCGACGCCGATGTAGCCACCTTCTTCAGCCCCGAGGACGAGCGCGGCTCGAAGCGGCTCGCCCGCGAGGCCAAAGCCAAGGAATATTGCGCAGCCTGCCCGGTCGTCGCCTCGTGCTTGGAGCACGCACTCCGGGTCCAGGAGCCGTTCGGAGTCTGGGGCGGCCTCAACACCCGCGAACGCACCGACCTCCTCGCCAGCGGCGGTGTCCGGCACGCCTCCTGA